The sequence ACCACCCTATTACTCGCCAGACACCTGAAATATTCCTATTAATTATTAGCTATGTAATGGgtagtacattatgcagtgtGGTTTTCAATTAAAACTCCACAATCATAAGATGTGTAGTCTGTTTAACGTTAAACCACACAAACCCTGCCACATTTAGTTCAGAATCTGTGCGACTTTCCATATGTCTCATAAttgggtttgttttttgtttagaattttttttatttatttattataattttttttttaagcaatcaAGTTCCAAAACTTGTCTTCAACCGGGTAAATGGCAAGCGAATCCAGGCACAGCTCCCAtcaccggaggaggaggaggtctaTACACCAGAGCACGAAGAGAATGTCCGCTTTGTTTATGAGGGTAAGCATGTCTTAATCTGGATTTAGGTCTACTTTGCCCTATAGAGAGGGAAGACTGGTGAGAAGCTACAATATAGTACGTGGCTTTACCAGCCAGAACGAGTTATGTGACagcttggggattgccttttggtcGACCTTGGTCTGCGTTATTGGAGAAATGTTAAAATTTGGCTAAGATTTACATATTACAGAGAATATGACAATTTCCTGTATTTGCAATATAGCTTGCTGAATTTTTTTTGCACAGATTTATTTTATGACCAGAGAATGTACGTGTCTTTCCCCCCTTCGTTTTTTAAAAGGGTGGGATATGAGGCGTGACCAGGCTCGGTCACTTCATAACCCACTGACATCCCTTTGTGTGTTGATGGtctcatacaaacacataaacTAACAATAAGTGTAAATGTAATAATACTACAATAAATGCGCTTCCATTAGTTGCTGTGAGTTTTTACTCTTGcacaccaaaaaataaaataagcttGTTGCTAAATAGGATTGATATTCAGATATAGTACTGTATTTGCCTGTACCTGGCTCCATCCGATTATCAGAACCCCACAGTAATGCCCTAATTCTTACTCTTGCAGCGTGGCAGGAAGTACAACAGAAACTGGACAAACAGAACGGGGGCTCCACACAACAATATCAAGATCAGAACCCTGATTCCTCCATTAAGAGTAAGCCATGCTTATTGCACACCGATAGTCAGTACACGTAGGTGATGTCCTGCAATGTGCCGAATTCACACGATGCTCTACGGAGGCCTGACTCCATCTTCTTGTAGTGTTTATCTAGAATTACTGCTGTACGTGTCATGGCTTggggtttctgggagttgtagttttttgCTTCAGAAAACAATTTGCCTAGAACATAAACCCTTGCTGCTCCCCTAAATCTCACATTGTGGTAGAAAATTCTAGTACACATCCGTCAATTCTGGGTTTGACAAGAACTCTGGGCTGGGCAGGAATTGCAAATGAAAGTGAGACTGTGTTGtgtggttttaaaaaaacaaactctaAATCTAAGAGGATGATGTATTGGAACATTACAGGAGAGTATTCAGCACACTAACCTTCTATCAGAGTTCTGCGAATCGCAAAGCGGATTAGTGTCTAGAATTATTTAGCTTCTTCCGATCTCCACATCACTATGCAGCTATTATGCAAACGAGCTGAATGAATTTGCATGCTTGACTGCATAGTGACAAAGAATGGTTTAAACGTTCCCATTCATTCCTCCTTCGATACTGACACACTGTGAAACCTCTATCCTAAACCCGTATTTGTGCGGTGTTATTGGCTTGTTTTGATTGTCGCAGCTACTCCTGTAActactgttttgtttgtttttattttcagacTTTGTCCCGATTGATCTTGAAGAATGGTGGGCTGAGAGATTCCTTGCTAACATTGAAAACTGTGCTTGAAGACGTATGACGTAGtgtttttaacatttgtttaatCTGGATGCACAAAATGACTACTCCCACAGGGTTCCATTCCCCCACTCTTCTATTGGTCAGAGAATATCCACTCTTTCCACCCATCAGAACCCAagaaaaaacactaaaatgacaTTTAAGCACTCTTGGTGCTGAAGAACCCCTCCCTCCAACTCTGTTCAACCCTTAATCTAAATGAGGAGTCGGAGACAGCAGCTACTTGCTCCTTGTGTGCTTGGGTGTTGCTTTCTCTTGTTTTTTATTGCACAAAAGAAATGGTACTGGTTACTGTTTTAACAAAACTGAAAAAGGGGGGTAATGCAGATACAGAGCGCTGATCTGCATTCTATGCAGTCACAGAGCCAGTTCCTCGTAGGCGTTACCCTGTGTTATAAATGACAAGCTGTGATTTGTTTGTTTCCCTTTATCTGTTCATCACACTAGTAACACAGCATTGGACAACAGACATTATTGCATCGTTTTTTCCCCTGGCTGCATTGGTCTCAATGTGTTGAATGCAACCCTTTAGACAGGTCtccactttttcctttttttttatgtgagGGGTCTGTACAGAGTGGGAAATGTCTATTTTTCTAAATAAAGTCAGGTTTTTGGCTCAAGCTGTATATTTCTGTCGCTAATGTTAATATAATCTGGATCTGTACCTTGCTCTGTTCAAGACTATTTGCCTGGctgtgcatcatgggaattgtagttttgCAGAATCTGTGGAATGATCTGTTTTCCTACCAACTCCATACTTCCCATAAACCCTCTTGTGTTCAAAGGTGCCCTCTAAGCACCCTACCCAGTGCAGCTCATTGACTTTTCGTTGCCCAGCCTAGGTGGCATTGATGGGGTGAGAGCCTTAGCGGAGCTCCTTGCTACTAGTAAGATGGAATCACACCTGATAATGCAGAAGCGGTGCTTTCCCTCTGACAAAATAGGTAAACAGGATTcatagtaccataaccactacactggatTCACATGTTCTCACCTGCTCAGCCAATTTATTACCTATAAAATACAGGTGCTAGCACCCTTAACTTTATTTTCTTGTATGTTTCTCACCCTGTTAGATGTTTACTATAAGTAATGAGATGTTAATGGAAAGTAAAACACAAGGAGAcgatgtgtgtcaaaaaagcagcaTAAATACAATTTATTCAGTATACAATCAAATGCCTGTTTGGATCAATCTGTTAATGTGGGCCAAAGAAGAGAGGAATCTTTGCAGTGGATCACAAGCACTCGTGACTTATCACTCTCACGCAAGGGACacctttttatcattttaaagaaacgcttttttatttttattatattattattagatgCCTTCCTTCTTTAAATTATACAAACATTAAACTTCCCTGCAATCCAGAGCTGGGACCGTTTGCTCACTGCAAGGTGCTCTGCCTTCAGTAATATCATCAAGCTTGATTAACTCTGGCCAATCAGATGCTTTTTTATAAAGTAACATTGATGACACAAGGTGCATGACGGCTAGCTAGCGACCAGCGTTCGAATGCTTTACGTATTGGCGTGGAACCTGCAAATTGTAAACTGCACCATTTCTCAGAAACAGAATTGTTTAATGTGCACGGTTGCAGGGGTGCATTTATGTCCCAAAACTACACTGTCCCGTTGAGGGAGGCAGCCCACGCATGGGTCATGCAGCAGATATCAGTAACATGATCATAATATAGAAATGGAACCCAACACCTAACCAGGACTAAATGGGCTGGATGTTTATATGGCGTTGTTGGCTCAACGAGGCTAATCCTTAGCTGTGCCTTCTTTGTGACATCATGTTGGCCTTTAAGCAAATGAATGGCTACTTGGCCAAACTATTAATTTGCATAAAAGGCTGCATATAATGGGGatggaaacaaaaaaattaaaatccctTCTTATCGTGCAATGGCCAGTACTGTTATCACTGTAGATACTTTGGACAACATTTCCCTTGATGCCATCTGTAAATACTATTCTTAGTATAGTCAACAACTGTATCTGTAGGTTAGCAATCCTGTCACTGATAATTGTAGTGTTTTTCAAGGGACAATCATCCCTTCCCCGTCCTGGAAATCAACTATAACGTGTGTTTAAATTATTTCCtttttacatgtttatttaaGATCGATCAGTTTACATCAGAATCCAGCTGAATTCTGGCACAGCCAGAGCAGccttttctcctctgcctatgaACAAATCATACCAGACTAGAGTTAAATACAGTACtgaggatttctacatttaatatttttttacagtgcaCAAATacttatatttgttaaatacggGGATATGTCAACATAATAAAAATGCTAGAATGTGATGGCTGCTCGTCTTTAAATCACCAATCTCTGCTGTGTAGGTGCCAGATTCTCCAATATCTGGCAAGGGAACGTGTGCATTAATAAATGACAGCTATATTTCAGGCTTTTTGGACTGTGAGGGGGAAAATCGCTAAAGGCGctggagacccccccccccccacctacagCTCTTGCCACATCTTGAGCATTACATGAGGCTATAAGGCACTCTAGGAGTTAGATGATTGCTGCATGCACATCAGATCATCGGTGGCAGTAAAGAGCATGGATTGCCTTTTATttatattaggtttttttttttttttaatcctttgctGCTTTTAATGACTTTAGAGCTTGAACTGATTTTCGGGGGGAGaagtcataaaaaaaaatgttgaagttTTAAAATAATGTAGTACTGGTAGTTAATACAGTGCAAGTCAACCCATCCCTGGCCTAAATCTGAACCAATTTCATGGTTTTAGGACCCTTTGGTTTAGAGATACTCCTCCAGTCTATTGAGAGAGTTggacggaataaaaaaaaaaaaatgaacagaagAGCAGGCTAAGGGGGAGGCTCAAATTCCCTTGTATATGATTTAAACTGGCCTTCCACACAAAATAAGCTAATTTTCACACCATCCcaaaagcaataaataaaatacatctaACATGAAAACACTCCATGATTATGGTCCCTACTAGACTTGAGCAAAAAATATTTGGGAACAATTTGTCTgaatcaaattaaataattttattctaTACCCGAACTGATCACTTGATGGACAAAcccttcaaaaatatatattctagtccctaccagtgaatACTATATTATGACTTCAAGAAACCAAGTTGTAGTGGATTCTAAATGTTATCAGCACTCAGTTACCATTCCACAGTAGCATGAATGCCAAAACGGACGACTCCTTTCCATATTAATATGAGATGTTCAAGAGCTATCACCAGTAAAATGGACCGGGCAGAGTGGCTCCTATTGATAGGTGCACCCTACTTCCCTGGAATTGGAGTAATTAAATGACGTTATGGTCTTTTTTTGCAGAAAAATTAACCTTCAACACACCCTTATGTCAACAAAGGTTGGCTTAACTACTGGCCCCTCTCCGAACCCTTACACTAAGCACTGAATTGTTCTGCACTACCAATGAAATGGAAACATTACGACCAAGATAATTTGCACTCTTACTTAAAAAAGTTCTACGTGTTTTCATTTAGGTTTTTGAGTTAATGAACCCCTTGGTCACTAGAAGTACCAATGCACGGAGTCAATATCATTGCATCAAACGGCCCTTTAACTGTACTGTGCAGCGGAGCCCCCGACTGATGGGAATTGCTCCTGCCTACTGTTACATAATGAAATGGTCGGACGGcaatcagtacacacacacacactcaatgtctTTCTGTAGTAGTCACGGGACAAACCCTGAATTCGTGACTTTCCAGCTGCTGACGGACACCAATGATTGTGATCTCCGGCAAGCTGGACAGTTACATATTATCCAACTCTGCCCGGGCAAACAACCACAAGAAGAAACAGCCCTAAGGAGATATGGACGGACGGGCTTGGACAAAGGAAAGACTGTGGACGGGAAAATACAGCAGGAGTATTCTTGGGAGAGACAACATTTCTGGTGTCAGTATTAAGTTTAGACCTTGAATTCTCGATGTCCACAATGGGTGTTCCCCACCCATCAGAACCCACAGTTCCTGAAAGAGCACCTTACACGTCCTGTGCAGTGGATCTTCTATACGGTGCCCTCTTCTGGTGGCTGCTGGAAGTGGCTGAAACTCAGGAAAACTTGCTCCAAGGAGATTTGGCTCACGCAGTAATCTGCCAGGTCAAACTTCTCCTTGGCTTTCTCTAGAGTCCCGAACACCTGGTAAAAGAGCGGGATTTATGCAATAAACAGAGTATGACTGTCTAACAACAGCACTGAACATTTCAACATAAGCTAGGGAGAGGCTGGATAACAGTGCAGAGCATTTCAGTATGCGCTAGGGCCAAGCAGGGTGACTGGCAGAGAGAGAATGCAGAAAACTAAGACAAGCTGGGGACTGGCAGTGATGGATTGCAGAGCACTGTAACATGGGTTGGGAACTTGTAGAGCATTGTAAGATGAGCTTGGGATTGGCAGAGCCAGAATGCAGAGCACTGTAAAATGAGCTTGGGATTGGCAGAGCCAGAATGCAGAGCATTGTAAAATGAGCTTGGGATTGGCAGAGCCAGAATGCAGAGCATTGTAAGAGGAGCTTGGGATTGGCAGAGCCAGAATGCAGAGCATTGTAAAATGAGCTTGGGATTGGCAGAGCCAGAATACAGAGCATTGTAAGATGAGCTTACAACTATGTGGGACAGTTTATTTGTTCAATTCATGAATGCCATGGTCTCATTGGGGCTGTTCATTTGACACCCCTATCCATTAATGTGACTTGTGTGTGAATgccatgttattttttttccaaatatgaaCAAATAAGTGGCACGGGGAGTGTATGGATGTTTAAAGAGACACACCAAgtaccaaaaatatatttttaatgaggTGGTTTTGGTGCACCAACGCCATCCCTGTTTTCTGACAATGTGAAACTTTGCTGGATTACAGGTGAGTTTAACGACTTATTACAATAGTGGGGCTGGTGTAGTAGGTACATTGCGCCACTTACCTGTGCCCAGCTCAGATCCTGGTTGGTTAGATGGTAATGTACCATACCTTGGTGCTCATGTTTCAGCATGCTGCCTGCAGTTACAGAAAACACAAAACTGAGTAAATATTTAAACAACTACACAAAGCTTTTTATAAATCAGATTCACTCTTAAAGAGACAGACAACAATATGTAAAGACAAATAAATTATCCtgttgctttttaaaaaataaaataaaataaaaatatttgaacaaACATGCTTTTTGTTACATAGCCCAAAAGGTTTAATAAACAGTCTAAAAGGAGGACAGAACTTTATGCTACAAGTCATTTTCTCCCTAAATCTAATAATATATTAACTCCGCTGACTTGCAAGCATTCACATCTACTTCTCAACATTTTACATAGTTTCCTATTTTAGAGATAGACAAAAAGACTCCAATTTTGCAGAACTGCAAGTCCCATGAGGCTTTGCCATCCCTCTCCTACATAAATAAGGAAGCAAGCCTAATCACAGGCGTTACAGACACATGACGGATCATACAATGCGGACACCTGCATAAATCAACACATGACACACAATATATTGCTTCTCAGCACAAGATACTGCATTCTGCGTCCCAAGCCACCACTATGTgtctatattgtgtgtatatgtattttagcaGCAAGGGGGTGGAGGTAAACTCTGTCTGTTTCACTGACGTCATCATGGAGCTTGGAGTAATTCTTGAAGGTGTTAAAACTGCattattatatcttttttttctttaacagatCATTCACTGTGTCACAAAGAGCAACAGAGCCatatatttgatttaaaaaaaacaaaaaaaacaatccaaTATATTGTCCAGTGATTCCTGCCACCAGCTCTATACAGAAGAACAGTACTATTGTTTTTTGTACATTTCTTTGTAGGTCTGAGCTGTAAACCCAcatcacatgttttttttttcttttctataaatGCGGTTACTCACCTGGAAAAACTGTCTCTATAAACTCTTTAAAGGCGATGAGATCCTCTCCACCCTTCGAGGTCTTTGCTAATAAAGTGTATCCACTGCCAAACTTCCCTTTAAGGTGCTGGGGGCTACCAAGGCACTTGAGTTGCCCATTCACCATGATGGCAAGACGCGTACAAAGAGCTTCACACTCCTCCATGCTGGGGACAAGAAGAAGGGAAGAGCAGTCTTTAAAGAACACCAATTATCAAGCAACATGCCTGCCAGGTCATGCCACTGCAACCTAATCCAATTATTACCACAGCATGATAAGGGTACCCATCATCTACTATCCATTTTCTTGTCTCCTAATTTTAACAATGAGGTGTCAAGGAAATGGATGGAGATGAAGGAAGATTTCCTGCAACCCACTGCAATTCCCTTGTATCCCTCCTTTCTTTCATGCCTTCCCTCTTATTCTGGTCCTATTCTACCTCTCTTTTCCTTTATTCCgagaactttttaaaaaaaatgtgaatgtgtCTACTTGAGTCTCCAATTTACTCCTGCCAAAATGATCTCGATCTCCCTTTGCCAATAAAAGATGATGGGCATTGCTTCCACCATGCTTTCGCTACCTGTGCGAGGTGATGATTACAGCTTTTCCACTCTCCCGTGTCCTTGTTACTGCATCCCACAGCAATCTACGGGCCACAGGGTCCATTCCGGTGGATGGTTCATCCATGAAGATCACTGCTGGACCCCCGATCAATGCAATCCCAGCACTGAGCTTTCTCTTGTTCCCACCACTGAAAGAAAAAATTACAACAAGGTGTTCAATGAGCATGAGTAAAGAATAACCAGGAAGGACAAGTCAGAAGAAGAATGGACATAAGAGAGTGAAAAATACAAGAGTCAAAGACAGATAGAAAAAAGGGACAACGTGCAAAGAAAGAAGGCAAGAGGTGTGTGGGCAAAAACAGATATAGAGGCGGAAATGGGAAGGAGATTGGAAAACTTGGTGAGTGAGGGACAAGGTTCCTAAAAGGACGGGTGAAGGGTCTGGAGTATGATGAAATAATGAAGACAGCACGGATTAAAGAGTGGGGTTTGCAACATGGAGATAAGTAGATCACATAATGCAGGTGGAAGTTGAAGATGTTTGTTCAACTGACAACCTGACAACCTAACCATCAGGAGGACCAGCGTAGACTTTCATATGACCATGTGGGAAAAATACACCATTACTATATAATACTGCTCCATTAATCAGTTCTAATAAGGAATTACTCTCCAATAGATTGCTGGTTTGTTAAGGCTATGGTACCTTTAGTTACAATGGAGATAAATAGTATAAAGTGCTCCCTTCCACCAAAACTGAAATGGTCCATCCATACCTGTAGGTCCGCACAAGTTTATTGGCATGGGCTTCCAGGAGTAGTCCACGCAGCATGTTATCCACACAGCTGGCGATATATCCTTCAGGGACGCCACGTAAACGTGCATACAGGCAAAGAGTCTCACGCCCAGTCATGTGGTCAAGCAAAGGGTCAAACTGAGGGCAATAACCAATACGCTGCTGCACCTAATGGGTAAGAATGAGTATATAAGGCATAGCTAAATGAAGGAGATGGGCatt is a genomic window of Pelobates fuscus isolate aPelFus1 chromosome 8, aPelFus1.pri, whole genome shotgun sequence containing:
- the MCRIP2 gene encoding MAPK regulated corepressor interacting protein 2 produces the protein MYTITRGPSKLTTQRRTGPKQQIDTKLQELKSKQLLISNSASTCQPPPSNQVPKLVFNRVNGKRIQAQLPSPEEEEVYTPEHEENVRFVYEAWQEVQQKLDKQNGGSTQQYQDQNPDSSIKNFVPIDLEEWWAERFLANIENCA